One genomic region from Cyclopterus lumpus isolate fCycLum1 chromosome 20, fCycLum1.pri, whole genome shotgun sequence encodes:
- the nck1b gene encoding cytoplasmic protein NCK1 isoform X1, with product MTEEVIVIAKFDYMAQQDQELDIKKNERLWLLDDSKSWWRVRNATNKTGFVPSNYVERKNSARKASIVKNLKDTLGIGKVKSRKGGMRDTASNADTDMGADNSERLYDLNLPALVKFSYTAEREDELSLVKGTRVVVMEKCSDGWWRGSYSGRSGWFPSNYVTEDMDGTAGGGGMGGLGDPAGSLTEKLAAVVNSTTNGNRVLHTVQALYPFSSGNDEELNFEKGEVMEVVEKPENDPEWWKCRKADGQLGLVPKNYVTVLDSASHKSAAGPAGPPTPDCDYISPSSIGRFAGKEWYYGKVTRHQAEVALNQRGVEGDFLIRDSESSPNDFSISLKAQSKNKHFKVQLKENLYCIGQRKFNSMEELVEHYKKAPIFTSEQGDKLYLIKALAAS from the exons ATGACGGAAGAGGTGATTGTCATCGCCAAGTTCGACTACATGGCCCAGCAGGACCAGGAGCTGGACATAAAGAAAAACGAGCGCCTCTGGCTCCTCGACGACTCCAAATCCTGGTGGAGGGTTCGAAATGCCACCAACAAAACAGGCTTTGTGCCGTCCAACTATGTGGAGAGGAAAAACAGTGCCAGGAAAGCTTCTATTGTCAAGAATCTCAAAGACACACTTG gAATCGGGAAGGTGAAGAGCAGAAAGGGGGGGATGCGAGACACGGCCTCCAACGCAGACACAGACATGGGTGCAGATAACAGCGAGCGACTGTACGACCTCAATCTCCCCGCCTTGGTCAAGTTCAGCTACACGGCCGAGCGCGAGGACGAGCTGTCTCTGGTGAAAGGCACGCGGGTTGTGGTGATGGAGAAGTGCAGTGACGGCTGGTGGCGCGGCAGCTACAGCGGACGGTCTGGCTGGTTTCCGTCCAACTACGTGACGGAGGACATGGACGGGAcggcggggggtgggggcatGGGTGGCCTCGGAGACCCGGCCGGATCGCTAACGGAGAAGCTGGCGGCCGTGGTGAACAGCACCACGAATGGGAACAGGGTGCTGCACACGGTTCAGGCACTCTACCCTTTCAGCTCGGGCAATGACGAGGAGCTTAACTTTGAAAAAGGCGAGGTGATGGAGGTCGTGGAGAAGCCCGAGAACGACCCGGAGTGGTGGAAGTGTCGCAAAGCGGACGGACAACTGGGCTTGGTGCCTAAAAACTACGTCACTGTGCTGGACTCCGCCTCCCATAAATCCGCCGCAGGGCCTGCTGGGCCGCCCACGCCCGACTGTGACTACATCTCGCCCTCAAGCATCGGACGCTTCGCGGGGAAGGAGTGGTACTACGGGAAGGTGACGCGCCACCAGGCGGAGGTGGCCCTCAACCAGAGAGGCGTCGAGGGGGACTTTCTCATCCGAGACAGCGAGTCCTCG ccAAATGACTTCTCCATCTCCCTGAAGGCGCAGAGTAAGAACAAGCATTTCAAAGTGCAGCTGAAAGAAAACCTTTACTGCATTGGACAGCGCAAGTTCAACTCTATGGAGGAGCTTGTTGAACACTACAAAAAGGCCCCCATCTTTACCAGTGAGCAGGGAGACAAACTGTACCTGATCAAGGCTCTGGCTGCTTCCTGA
- the nck1b gene encoding cytoplasmic protein NCK1 isoform X2, with protein sequence MDMANLFKHFFRIGKVKSRKGGMRDTASNADTDMGADNSERLYDLNLPALVKFSYTAEREDELSLVKGTRVVVMEKCSDGWWRGSYSGRSGWFPSNYVTEDMDGTAGGGGMGGLGDPAGSLTEKLAAVVNSTTNGNRVLHTVQALYPFSSGNDEELNFEKGEVMEVVEKPENDPEWWKCRKADGQLGLVPKNYVTVLDSASHKSAAGPAGPPTPDCDYISPSSIGRFAGKEWYYGKVTRHQAEVALNQRGVEGDFLIRDSESSPNDFSISLKAQSKNKHFKVQLKENLYCIGQRKFNSMEELVEHYKKAPIFTSEQGDKLYLIKALAAS encoded by the exons ATGGACATGGCTAACCTATTCAAACATTTCTTTC gAATCGGGAAGGTGAAGAGCAGAAAGGGGGGGATGCGAGACACGGCCTCCAACGCAGACACAGACATGGGTGCAGATAACAGCGAGCGACTGTACGACCTCAATCTCCCCGCCTTGGTCAAGTTCAGCTACACGGCCGAGCGCGAGGACGAGCTGTCTCTGGTGAAAGGCACGCGGGTTGTGGTGATGGAGAAGTGCAGTGACGGCTGGTGGCGCGGCAGCTACAGCGGACGGTCTGGCTGGTTTCCGTCCAACTACGTGACGGAGGACATGGACGGGAcggcggggggtgggggcatGGGTGGCCTCGGAGACCCGGCCGGATCGCTAACGGAGAAGCTGGCGGCCGTGGTGAACAGCACCACGAATGGGAACAGGGTGCTGCACACGGTTCAGGCACTCTACCCTTTCAGCTCGGGCAATGACGAGGAGCTTAACTTTGAAAAAGGCGAGGTGATGGAGGTCGTGGAGAAGCCCGAGAACGACCCGGAGTGGTGGAAGTGTCGCAAAGCGGACGGACAACTGGGCTTGGTGCCTAAAAACTACGTCACTGTGCTGGACTCCGCCTCCCATAAATCCGCCGCAGGGCCTGCTGGGCCGCCCACGCCCGACTGTGACTACATCTCGCCCTCAAGCATCGGACGCTTCGCGGGGAAGGAGTGGTACTACGGGAAGGTGACGCGCCACCAGGCGGAGGTGGCCCTCAACCAGAGAGGCGTCGAGGGGGACTTTCTCATCCGAGACAGCGAGTCCTCG ccAAATGACTTCTCCATCTCCCTGAAGGCGCAGAGTAAGAACAAGCATTTCAAAGTGCAGCTGAAAGAAAACCTTTACTGCATTGGACAGCGCAAGTTCAACTCTATGGAGGAGCTTGTTGAACACTACAAAAAGGCCCCCATCTTTACCAGTGAGCAGGGAGACAAACTGTACCTGATCAAGGCTCTGGCTGCTTCCTGA